The window CCGGGCGCGAGATAGCCGTCCTGCTCGACGATGTCCTCGGCGTGCCCCGACATGAACAGCACCGCCGCCGCCGGACGGGTGCGTAGCGCGGTCTGCACGACCCGCGTGCCGGAAAGCCCGGGCAGGATCACATCGACCAGCAGCAGATCGAGTTGCGAGGGAAATGCGCGGGCGAACTCCACCGCCGCGTCGCCGTCGCTCGCCTCGAAAACGGAATACCCGGCCCGGGCCA of the Deltaproteobacteria bacterium genome contains:
- a CDS encoding response regulator, whose translation is ARAGYSVFEASDGDAAVEFARAFPSQLDLLLVDVILPGLSGTRVVQTALRTRPAAAVLFMSGHAEDIVEQDGYLAPGVSFLPKPFTADGLLRKVRQTLDEKRGISSGS